In the Cylindrospermopsis raciborskii Cr2010 genome, ACTAACTAAGGCTTGTAGTTCCACAACTATTGGTCTTGTACCCTCACAAGCAACTACAATAGCAGTACCGGGAGAGGGTTCATCCCGATTTCCCAGGAATAACTCCGAGGGATTAGGGACTTCTCTTAACCCATTAGACACCATTTCAAATATACCAATTTCATGGGTAGCTCCGAAACGATTTTTTACGGTTCTTAATAATCTATGGGAAGCAAAGCGATCGCCCTCAAAATATAAAACCGTATCGACTAGGTGTTCTAAAACTCTTGGTCCAGCAATAGTCCCCTCTTTAGTAACATGACCCACAATTAACATGGTAATATCTTCATGTTTGGCGACTTTCATCAAAGCTGCGGTACATTCCCGAACTTGAGCTACGGAACCAGGAGCAGATGTGAGTGCAGGAAAGAAAACAGTTTGTATACTGTCAATTACTGCTAGATTTGGCTTGAGAGAGTCAATTTCTCGGAGAATTTCTTCTAAATCTGTTTCCGGAAGGACATACAAGTCAGAGCTGATGGTGTGGTGTTCCACGGTAACCCTCTGGTCATCTTCCACAGCATCCTCAACATTATTCCCCGGATCTTGTTCAGGTAGTGGGTGAGAACTTTCCGAGCTTGTGTTGATATCCTCTACGGAAACCACCTGGAGAGGTTTGGACATTCCTAAACGAGAAGCGCGTAATTTTACCTGTTGTCCTGATTCTTCTCCCGTCACATAAAGAATACGGTATCGCTGGGATAGTTCATTAGATACTTGGAGTAATAGGGTAGATTTGCCAATACCCGGATCTCCACCAATGAGAACCATAGATCCGGGAACTACACCACCACCAAGTACTCTATCCAACTCCGAATATCCCGATTCCCATCGAGCAATTTGGCGATCGCTAATTTGGTCAAAAGTCAATGATGCTCTGGGTTTAGAAGGCTTAGTGGATTTAGCAGCTGGTTGAGCGCTGTGCCAACCACCCACACCTAAGGAATTGGCATTTTGTTCCACGAGAGAATCATAGGTGTCACAATTAGAACATTTGCCAAACCATTGGGAGAACTCAGACCCACAATTACTGCAAATAAAAATCGTCTTTGGCTTTGCCATGGGTAATATTAAAAAACATTAAAATTTGGTCAGGTGCAAGAAAAGGTAAAAGAAGCAAAACTGGTAGGTAGTAGAAATTGCTTTTTTAGCTTTTTTGAATTAATAGGTAGAATGATATCTTAATATTATGTATGGTATGAAAATTCCACAAAACAAAATTTAACGGAGAGTAGGAAAACTTGGAAAGTAATAAGGAAAAAATCCTCGTAGTGGACGATGAAGCAAGCATTCGGCGGATTTTAGAAACACGCCTTTCCATGATTGGTTATGATGTGGTAACTGCAGGTGATGGAGAAGAGGCTTTGGAAACCTTCCGCAAAGCGGATCCAGATCTGGTAGTTTTAGACGTGATGATGCCTAAGTTAGATGGTTATGGAGTATGTCAAGAGCTGCGTAAGGAGTCCGATGTCCCCATTATCATGCTAACAGCTTTAGGGGATGTAGCTGATCGGATCACAGGTTTAGAATTAGGTGCAGATGACTACGTAGTCAAACCCTTCTCCCCCAAGGAACTGGAAGCGCGGATTCGTTCAGT is a window encoding:
- the radA gene encoding DNA repair protein RadA, with the translated sequence MAKPKTIFICSNCGSEFSQWFGKCSNCDTYDSLVEQNANSLGVGGWHSAQPAAKSTKPSKPRASLTFDQISDRQIARWESGYSELDRVLGGGVVPGSMVLIGGDPGIGKSTLLLQVSNELSQRYRILYVTGEESGQQVKLRASRLGMSKPLQVVSVEDINTSSESSHPLPEQDPGNNVEDAVEDDQRVTVEHHTISSDLYVLPETDLEEILREIDSLKPNLAVIDSIQTVFFPALTSAPGSVAQVRECTAALMKVAKHEDITMLIVGHVTKEGTIAGPRVLEHLVDTVLYFEGDRFASHRLLRTVKNRFGATHEIGIFEMVSNGLREVPNPSELFLGNRDEPSPGTAIVVACEGTRPIVVELQALVSPTSYPSPRRAGTGIDFNRLVQILAVLEKRVGVPMSKLDSYVASAGGLSVEEPAVDLGIAVAIVASFRDRIVDPQTVLIGEVGLGGQVRSVSQMELRLKEAAKLGFKRAIIPKGQKFPDLKIEILEVSKVIDAIIAAIPHQALENSDLDLEEEDQD